The following coding sequences are from one Arthrobacter sp. PvP023 window:
- the trxA gene encoding thioredoxin produces MATVDITGEQFASTVENNDIVLVDFWAEWCGPCKQFGPTYSAVSEKHPDVVFTKVDTEAEQQLAAEAGITSIPTLMAFREKVLVFSQPGALNAQQLEQVVDAVKALDMEEVHAHVARSQAEAAAAAGKQDGTQIPEA; encoded by the coding sequence ATGGCTACCGTAGACATTACAGGTGAACAGTTCGCATCAACCGTCGAGAACAACGACATCGTCCTCGTTGATTTCTGGGCCGAATGGTGTGGTCCCTGCAAGCAGTTTGGACCCACGTATTCCGCAGTTTCAGAGAAGCACCCGGACGTCGTCTTCACCAAGGTGGACACCGAAGCCGAGCAGCAGCTGGCCGCCGAAGCAGGCATCACGTCCATCCCCACGCTGATGGCCTTCCGCGAGAAGGTGCTGGTGTTCTCGCAGCCCGGCGCGCTCAATGCCCAGCAGCTGGAGCAGGTGGTTGACGCCGTCAAGGCACTGGACATGGAAGAAGTCCACGCGCATGTTGCCCGGTCCCAGGCCGAGGCGGCCGCGGCGGCAGGCAAGCAGGACGGCACGCAGATCCCGGAGGCCTAA
- a CDS encoding ABC transporter ATP-binding protein encodes MQPDPTPAAPEAMLSVRGVKKVYQTDGGDIEAVRNLTFDLRAGELACLVGPSGSGKTTLLKCISGLMAPTEGEVLLDGRRVTGPPKKMAVVFQEYGRSLFPWMRVRDNVELPLKNQGMPKAERDRLVDEALEAVGLSGVPRSYPWQLSGGMQQRVAIARAIAYQPEVLLMDEPFAAVDAQTRADLEDLIRVVWKKLGVTVLFVTHDIDESVYLGERVIILSSSPTVIQEDIMIDLPAERDQLNTRSLPRFTELRHHVYEQIQLAKRGHRPAAASSSAQTPTTATSTSDTA; translated from the coding sequence ATGCAGCCTGACCCGACTCCGGCAGCTCCGGAAGCCATGCTGTCCGTCCGCGGGGTGAAGAAGGTGTACCAGACCGACGGCGGCGACATCGAGGCCGTGCGGAACCTTACTTTCGACCTGCGCGCCGGCGAGTTGGCATGCCTCGTGGGCCCCTCGGGTTCCGGCAAGACCACGCTCCTGAAATGCATTTCCGGGCTGATGGCCCCGACCGAGGGAGAGGTCCTGCTGGACGGCAGGCGGGTGACGGGCCCGCCGAAGAAGATGGCCGTGGTGTTCCAGGAATACGGACGCTCGCTGTTTCCGTGGATGCGGGTTCGCGACAACGTGGAACTCCCGCTGAAGAACCAGGGGATGCCGAAAGCCGAGCGTGACAGGCTGGTGGACGAGGCCCTCGAGGCCGTGGGCCTGTCCGGCGTTCCCCGGTCCTACCCCTGGCAGCTCTCCGGTGGCATGCAGCAGCGCGTGGCGATCGCCCGGGCCATTGCCTACCAGCCCGAAGTCCTGCTGATGGACGAACCGTTCGCCGCCGTGGACGCCCAGACCCGTGCCGACCTGGAAGACCTGATCCGGGTCGTATGGAAAAAGCTCGGCGTGACCGTGCTCTTCGTGACGCACGATATCGATGAATCGGTTTACCTGGGGGAGCGGGTCATCATCCTTTCCAGCTCTCCGACGGTAATCCAGGAGGACATCATGATCGACCTTCCGGCAGAGCGTGACCAGCTGAACACCCGTTCGCTGCCACGCTTTACCGAACTGCGGCACCACGTCTATGAGCAGATCCAGCTGGCTAAGAGAGGCCACCGCCCGGCGGCTGCCTCGTCGTCGGCGCAGACTCCAACGACGGCGACCTCCACCTCCGACACTGCGTAG
- a CDS encoding peptidoglycan-binding protein — MRPSPPSVHHIGRSKAVVAVISILALGTMSVPAVEHSASEAVSHAGPMHVAPAQWQGQPPPGTKPDPLIILRNGRAQHSQAGNSPESGVGETPAPPALQPATATPITATSTAPAPVSVPEAPAAPAPAPAPAAAPAPAAAPAPAPAPAVRTIYVAGAGGQSMVDACIGPIHFTPTDAYALFITEHDFCGGWARFSGIGVGETVSIPGYGTYTVVGRGQVPNPGTTNNVSAIFGGFPRVILQTCIPGTSQMLVIGLN, encoded by the coding sequence ATGCGCCCCAGCCCTCCTTCTGTTCACCACATCGGCAGGTCAAAAGCGGTCGTTGCCGTGATCTCAATTTTGGCCTTGGGGACCATGTCCGTTCCGGCCGTGGAGCATTCCGCGTCGGAGGCCGTGTCCCACGCCGGTCCTATGCACGTGGCACCCGCACAATGGCAAGGTCAACCTCCGCCTGGCACCAAACCGGACCCGCTCATCATTCTGCGGAATGGGCGCGCCCAGCACTCGCAGGCGGGCAACTCGCCAGAGTCCGGAGTCGGCGAAACACCAGCACCTCCTGCCCTTCAACCAGCGACAGCGACCCCAATCACCGCCACTTCGACTGCCCCAGCGCCCGTCTCTGTACCCGAAGCTCCTGCCGCTCCGGCACCGGCGCCCGCCCCTGCTGCAGCACCAGCACCTGCTGCGGCTCCCGCTCCGGCGCCTGCTCCGGCAGTCCGTACGATCTACGTAGCGGGTGCGGGCGGACAGTCCATGGTGGACGCCTGCATCGGCCCCATCCACTTCACGCCCACCGATGCCTACGCACTTTTCATCACAGAGCATGACTTCTGCGGCGGATGGGCCCGGTTCTCGGGCATCGGCGTCGGCGAGACCGTCAGCATTCCCGGCTACGGGACCTACACGGTGGTCGGACGGGGGCAGGTGCCAAACCCCGGCACCACCAACAATGTCTCGGCGATCTTCGGCGGCTTCCCGCGGGTCATCCTGCAGACCTGCATCCCGGGGACCAGCCAGATGCTGGTGATTGGCCTCAACTGA
- a CDS encoding Fur family transcriptional regulator — translation MTVHEAGQDAWAAALRAHGRRVTKQRLAVLTAVERHPHSPAESILAAAREELPEMTAQSVYVVLGDLTDLHMLRRFEPPHSPALYETRVGDNHHHAICISCGRVEDVDCAVGHAPCLTPHWDENSEPMTIQIADVMYQGICQDCQRTQKLPAERN, via the coding sequence ATGACAGTTCACGAGGCAGGCCAGGATGCATGGGCTGCTGCCCTGCGCGCCCACGGCCGCCGGGTGACCAAACAGCGGCTGGCGGTCCTCACCGCCGTCGAACGCCACCCGCACTCGCCGGCCGAAAGCATTCTCGCCGCCGCGCGTGAAGAGCTGCCCGAAATGACCGCGCAGTCCGTGTACGTGGTCCTCGGTGACCTCACGGACCTGCATATGCTGCGCCGGTTCGAACCGCCACACTCCCCCGCGCTGTATGAGACGCGGGTGGGCGACAACCACCACCACGCCATCTGCATCAGCTGCGGGCGGGTGGAGGACGTGGACTGCGCCGTGGGCCATGCGCCCTGCCTCACGCCGCACTGGGACGAAAATTCCGAGCCGATGACCATCCAGATCGCTGACGTCATGTACCAGGGCATCTGCCAGGACTGCCAGCGCACCCAAAAGCTACCCGCCGAACGAAACTAA
- a CDS encoding MFS transporter — MGRFLADITPLRESPDFRRLWLGSAVSNLGSQLTLVAVSLEVYRLTQDSLYVGLLSIFALVPLVLGGLLGGSIADAHDRRKVALLATTVLWLTTAGLAAQAWLGLGNVWLLYVLVAVQSGAQAINQPARSAIIPALVRKELLPAANALSMITFGLGMTAGPLLAGVLVAWVGFGWTYTLDVASFAFAFWALLRLPPMPPGKASHRAGLRSVVEGFRFLGTRPNLRMTFVIDLVAMIFAQPRALMPAIGAVMIGGGEATVGVLLASTAVGAFLAGLFSGPLGGIRRQGSAVVWSVMGWGASIAGFGLVVVLAGRSGAGGVTWWLLPAALCCALAGIADSVSAVFRTTILQAATPDHLRGRLQGVFVVVVAGGPRIGDMLAGGGTKLLSEGWVLLLGGLLCIAVAWTVAHLQSGFLKYDARNPVP, encoded by the coding sequence GTGGGAAGATTTCTGGCTGACATCACTCCGTTGCGCGAGAGCCCGGATTTCCGTCGGCTCTGGCTCGGATCCGCCGTCTCCAACCTTGGCAGCCAGCTGACCCTGGTGGCGGTCAGCCTCGAGGTGTACCGGCTGACGCAGGACAGCCTCTACGTGGGCCTGTTGAGTATCTTCGCGCTGGTGCCCCTGGTGCTCGGAGGCCTGCTGGGCGGCTCCATCGCCGATGCGCACGACCGCCGCAAGGTTGCCCTGCTGGCGACCACTGTGCTGTGGCTTACCACGGCCGGGCTGGCGGCGCAGGCCTGGCTCGGGCTGGGCAACGTGTGGCTGCTCTACGTCCTGGTGGCCGTGCAGAGCGGCGCACAGGCCATCAACCAGCCCGCCCGCAGTGCCATTATCCCGGCACTGGTCCGCAAGGAACTCCTGCCGGCGGCCAACGCGCTGAGCATGATCACGTTCGGCCTGGGCATGACGGCCGGTCCGTTGCTGGCCGGCGTGCTGGTGGCCTGGGTGGGCTTCGGCTGGACCTACACGCTGGACGTGGCGAGCTTCGCATTTGCGTTCTGGGCCCTGCTGAGGCTCCCGCCGATGCCGCCGGGGAAAGCCTCACACCGGGCCGGGCTGCGCTCCGTGGTGGAGGGTTTCCGCTTCCTGGGTACGCGGCCGAATCTCCGCATGACGTTCGTGATCGACCTCGTGGCCATGATCTTCGCGCAGCCGCGGGCCCTGATGCCGGCGATCGGCGCGGTGATGATCGGCGGCGGCGAGGCCACCGTGGGCGTGCTGCTGGCGTCGACAGCCGTGGGCGCGTTCCTGGCCGGGCTCTTCTCCGGCCCGCTGGGCGGCATCCGGCGGCAGGGGAGCGCGGTGGTGTGGTCCGTCATGGGCTGGGGAGCGTCCATCGCCGGCTTCGGACTGGTGGTGGTGCTGGCCGGGCGTTCCGGCGCCGGCGGTGTGACGTGGTGGCTGCTGCCCGCGGCGCTCTGCTGTGCCCTTGCTGGCATCGCGGACTCCGTGAGCGCCGTCTTCCGCACCACCATCCTCCAGGCGGCGACGCCGGACCACCTGCGCGGGCGGCTCCAAGGAGTGTTTGTGGTGGTGGTTGCGGGCGGCCCGCGGATCGGGGACATGCTGGCCGGCGGCGGCACTAAACTTTTGAGTGAAGGTTGGGTGTTGTTGCTGGGCGGGCTGTTGTGCATCGCCGTGGCGTGGACGGTGGCGCACTTGCAGTCGGGTTTCCTGAAGTACGACGCGCGGAATCCCGTTCCGTAG
- a CDS encoding potassium channel family protein has translation MTQQRYRDIAEWPLMGTALIFLAAYAWQVIGHIEGRQAEFLENVMWITWAVFVADYAANLWLADNRKRWFIRNLHELLIVALPFFRPLRLLRLVTLLSVLHRTVGETLRGRVVTYVAGSAVLLVFVGALAVLDVEQNAPDAKIVTFGDAAWWAITTITTVGYGDLFPVTPIGRMVAAALMMSGIAVLGVVTASIASWLVQRVEENTEAAVESAEVPVRAEVRELLAEVAALRQELAALRREREP, from the coding sequence ATGACGCAGCAACGCTACAGGGACATCGCCGAGTGGCCATTGATGGGAACAGCACTGATTTTCCTGGCAGCTTACGCCTGGCAGGTGATCGGTCACATCGAAGGGCGGCAGGCCGAGTTCCTCGAAAACGTCATGTGGATCACCTGGGCTGTCTTCGTTGCCGACTACGCGGCGAACCTGTGGCTCGCGGACAACAGGAAGCGCTGGTTCATTCGCAACCTGCACGAGCTGCTGATTGTGGCGCTGCCGTTTTTCCGGCCGCTCAGGCTGCTCCGGCTGGTCACCCTGCTGTCCGTGTTGCACCGGACCGTGGGCGAGACGCTTCGCGGCCGCGTGGTCACCTATGTGGCCGGCTCGGCCGTCCTGCTGGTGTTTGTGGGCGCACTGGCTGTCCTGGACGTCGAACAAAATGCGCCCGACGCCAAAATCGTCACCTTCGGCGACGCCGCGTGGTGGGCCATCACCACCATCACCACCGTGGGCTACGGGGACCTCTTTCCCGTCACACCCATCGGCCGCATGGTTGCCGCTGCCCTGATGATGAGCGGCATCGCCGTGCTGGGTGTCGTCACGGCGTCCATCGCATCATGGCTGGTGCAAAGGGTCGAAGAGAACACGGAAGCGGCCGTGGAGTCGGCTGAAGTTCCGGTCCGCGCGGAGGTCCGGGAACTCCTGGCGGAGGTGGCCGCCCTGCGGCAGGAATTGGCGGCGCTGCGCCGCGAACGCGAGCCATAG
- a CDS encoding thioesterase family protein, which produces MHLLLRTLLLLFTSSRRPPLSIWDTSSLPLRVLPTDIDIAMHVNNGMYFSLMDLGRFDLMARSGTWKKMRQQGWSPVAAGETIAFRKSLQLWQQYTIESRIIGLDTKAIYFEQRMVADGEIYARAHIATRLVSKGKPVSQEEIFREFGEPPAGLELPEWIHEWRETNALPGARRPAPHLWH; this is translated from the coding sequence ATGCACCTGCTTTTGCGAACGCTCCTGCTCCTGTTCACGTCCTCGCGCCGCCCGCCCCTGAGTATCTGGGACACGTCCTCCCTCCCGTTGCGCGTACTGCCGACCGACATCGACATCGCCATGCATGTCAACAACGGGATGTACTTCTCGCTCATGGACCTGGGCCGGTTTGATCTCATGGCGCGGAGCGGAACCTGGAAGAAGATGCGCCAGCAGGGGTGGTCGCCGGTGGCCGCAGGGGAGACCATCGCCTTCCGGAAGTCCCTGCAGCTGTGGCAGCAATACACCATCGAATCCCGGATCATCGGACTCGACACCAAGGCCATCTATTTCGAGCAGCGCATGGTGGCGGACGGTGAAATCTATGCCCGCGCCCACATCGCAACGCGGCTGGTCAGCAAGGGCAAGCCGGTGAGCCAGGAGGAGATCTTCCGGGAGTTCGGCGAGCCGCCGGCCGGGCTCGAACTGCCGGAGTGGATCCACGAGTGGCGCGAGACCAACGCGCTGCCCGGGGCCCGCCGGCCGGCGCCGCACCTCTGGCATTAG
- a CDS encoding YajQ family cyclic di-GMP-binding protein, producing MAGESTFDVVSKVDKQEVANALNQAQKELAQRYDFKGVGAEVDFSGENILMKANSEERVLAVLDVLQSKLIRRGISLKSLDTGEPYASGKEFRLEATIKEGIAQDLAKKINKLIRDEAPKSVKSQIQGDELRVTSKSRDDLQATMALLKDFDEADLQFVNFRS from the coding sequence ATGGCAGGCGAATCCACATTCGACGTCGTCAGCAAGGTAGACAAGCAGGAAGTTGCCAATGCGCTGAACCAGGCGCAGAAGGAACTGGCCCAGCGCTACGACTTCAAGGGCGTTGGCGCCGAAGTCGATTTCAGCGGTGAAAATATCCTGATGAAGGCCAACTCGGAAGAGCGGGTTCTGGCCGTCCTGGACGTACTGCAGTCCAAGCTCATCCGCCGCGGAATCTCGCTGAAGTCGCTGGACACTGGCGAGCCCTACGCATCCGGCAAGGAATTCCGGCTGGAGGCGACCATCAAGGAGGGCATCGCCCAGGACCTCGCGAAGAAGATCAACAAGCTGATCCGCGACGAGGCGCCCAAGTCCGTCAAGTCCCAGATCCAGGGTGATGAACTTCGTGTGACGTCCAAGTCCCGCGACGATCTGCAGGCCACCATGGCTCTCCTGAAGGACTTTGACGAAGCCGACCTGCAGTTCGTCAACTTCCGCAGCTGA
- a CDS encoding DUF2461 domain-containing protein yields MTTFQGIPAAAFGFYAELEQNNNREWWLEHKPRYESLVREPLTALLAQLEPRFGPAKIFRPNRDVRFSPDKSPYKTAQGAFASFQEGVGYYLQISADGLLVGGGCHSTSPAQLARLRNSVDATGTGESLEQIVRRASEAGFTVDGERLKTVPRGFPRDHPRAELLKYKSVSASRELGQPDWLPTPAAVAEIGRLWDELRPLVEWMGRHAAP; encoded by the coding sequence ATGACCACATTCCAGGGCATCCCCGCCGCAGCCTTCGGCTTCTACGCCGAACTTGAGCAGAACAACAACCGGGAGTGGTGGCTCGAACACAAACCCCGCTACGAATCGCTCGTCCGGGAACCGCTGACGGCTTTGCTGGCCCAGCTGGAGCCCAGGTTCGGTCCCGCGAAAATCTTCAGACCCAACCGGGACGTTCGCTTCTCTCCCGACAAATCCCCTTACAAGACGGCCCAGGGGGCTTTCGCGTCGTTCCAGGAAGGCGTCGGCTACTACCTACAGATCAGCGCCGACGGCCTCCTGGTGGGTGGCGGCTGCCACTCCACTTCCCCGGCCCAGCTGGCACGCTTGCGGAACTCGGTGGACGCCACCGGGACCGGGGAGTCCCTGGAGCAGATCGTGCGCAGGGCCAGCGAGGCCGGCTTCACCGTCGACGGCGAACGGCTGAAAACGGTGCCGCGGGGCTTTCCGCGCGACCATCCCCGGGCGGAGCTCCTCAAGTACAAGTCGGTGTCCGCCAGCCGGGAACTGGGTCAACCGGACTGGCTGCCCACGCCTGCGGCCGTGGCGGAGATCGGCCGCCTCTGGGACGAGCTGCGGCCGCTCGTTGAATGGATGGGTCGCCACGCAGCACCCTGA
- the htpX gene encoding zinc metalloprotease HtpX: MHNHHNGLKTAALFGVLWAVLLGLGAVIGTSMRSTTPIWIMALVGVGTTAYGYWNSDKLALRSMQAYPVTEEQAPQLYQIVQELSAKANQPMPRIYISPTPAPNAFATGRNPQNAAVCCTEGILRLLSVRELRGVLGHELMHVYNRDILTSSVAAAVAGVITSVGQMLLIFGGGDRRNSNPLAVMAMALLAPLAAVVIQSAISRTREYDADEDGSALTGDPLALASALRKIHQGVQMVPLPPDQKLVNTSHLMIANPFRAGGVTRMFATHPPMQDRITRLELMAGGPVS; encoded by the coding sequence GTGCATAATCACCACAACGGATTGAAGACCGCGGCTCTGTTCGGGGTTCTTTGGGCGGTGCTGCTGGGGCTGGGTGCCGTGATCGGCACCAGCATGCGGAGCACCACCCCCATCTGGATCATGGCACTGGTGGGCGTGGGCACCACAGCCTACGGGTACTGGAACAGCGACAAACTCGCGCTCCGCTCCATGCAGGCCTATCCCGTTACCGAGGAGCAGGCGCCCCAGCTCTACCAGATCGTCCAGGAGCTCTCCGCCAAAGCGAACCAGCCCATGCCGCGGATCTATATCTCGCCCACCCCGGCGCCTAATGCTTTTGCCACCGGCAGGAACCCGCAGAACGCCGCCGTCTGCTGCACGGAAGGCATCCTGCGGCTCCTGAGCGTCAGGGAGCTTCGCGGGGTGCTGGGCCACGAGCTCATGCACGTGTACAACAGGGACATCCTGACCTCGTCCGTGGCCGCCGCAGTAGCGGGCGTAATCACCTCGGTGGGCCAGATGCTGCTGATCTTCGGCGGAGGGGATCGCCGCAACTCAAACCCGCTCGCGGTGATGGCGATGGCGCTTCTCGCTCCGCTCGCGGCGGTGGTGATCCAGTCGGCCATTTCGCGGACCAGGGAGTACGACGCCGACGAGGACGGTTCCGCACTCACCGGCGATCCGCTGGCGCTCGCCTCAGCCCTGCGCAAGATCCATCAGGGCGTGCAGATGGTGCCGCTCCCGCCGGACCAGAAGCTGGTGAACACTTCGCACCTGATGATCGCCAACCCGTTCCGGGCCGGCGGTGTGACCCGGATGTTCGCAACGCACCCGCCGATGCAGGACCGCATCACCCGGCTGGAACTGATGGCGGGCGGCCCGGTCAGCTGA
- a CDS encoding AMP-binding protein, with product MRAYTAGDTDVPLLDETIGQNFERMVARFPFHDALIEAAPVPGADARRWSYTKLNDDVDRLARALIARGVAAGDRIGIWSPNCAEWTILQYATAKIGAILVNVNPSYRSHELEFVVRQNGMRMLVAAPSDRSSDYTAMARQALAECPELKELVFLPDGGQPQLQAGEPETAAEMTYAELLKRADDVGHSVLKARLAGLDPQDPINLQYTSGTTGFPKGATLTHRNILNNGYSIGELLGYTEHDRVVIPVPFYHCFGMVIGNLNALSHGAATIIPGRSFTPAAALEAVQDFGGTSLYGVPTMFIAELALPDFASYDLSTLRTGVMAGSLCPIEVMNRVISDMNMKDVAICYGMTETSPVSTMTRADDSMQQRTETVGRTMPQLESQVVDPVTGEVLERGDIGELCTRGYAVMKGYWNQPDKTAEAIDPDGWMHTGDLARMDADGYVVIEGRIKDMVIRGGENIYPREIEEFLYTHPSIQDVQVIGVPDAKYGEELMACIIVKPGADPLDAAGVAEFCRGKLAHYKIPRYVEVRDSFPMTVSGKIRKVEMRQEAVARLGL from the coding sequence ATGCGCGCTTATACAGCCGGGGACACTGACGTCCCGCTGCTTGACGAGACCATCGGCCAGAATTTCGAGCGGATGGTGGCCAGGTTCCCGTTCCACGACGCCCTGATCGAGGCGGCTCCGGTACCCGGGGCGGACGCCCGCCGCTGGAGCTACACCAAGCTGAACGACGACGTCGACAGGCTGGCCCGGGCGCTGATCGCCCGCGGCGTCGCCGCGGGGGACCGGATCGGCATCTGGAGCCCCAACTGCGCCGAGTGGACCATCCTGCAGTACGCCACGGCCAAAATCGGGGCGATCCTGGTCAACGTGAACCCGTCCTACCGGAGCCATGAACTGGAGTTCGTGGTCAGGCAGAACGGCATGCGGATGCTGGTGGCGGCGCCGTCGGACCGCAGCAGCGACTACACGGCGATGGCCAGGCAGGCCCTCGCCGAATGCCCGGAGCTGAAGGAGCTGGTCTTCCTGCCCGATGGCGGCCAGCCGCAGCTGCAGGCCGGTGAACCTGAAACTGCTGCGGAAATGACGTACGCCGAGCTGCTCAAGCGGGCTGACGACGTCGGGCATTCCGTCCTGAAGGCCCGCCTGGCGGGACTGGACCCGCAGGACCCCATCAACCTGCAGTACACGTCGGGCACCACCGGGTTCCCGAAGGGTGCCACCCTGACGCACCGCAACATCCTGAACAACGGCTATTCCATCGGCGAGCTGCTGGGCTACACGGAGCATGACCGCGTGGTGATTCCGGTGCCGTTCTACCACTGCTTCGGGATGGTGATCGGGAACCTGAATGCCCTCAGCCACGGCGCCGCGACCATCATTCCGGGACGCTCCTTCACCCCGGCGGCGGCGCTCGAAGCGGTCCAGGACTTCGGCGGGACATCGCTGTACGGCGTACCCACCATGTTCATTGCCGAGCTCGCGCTGCCGGACTTCGCCTCCTATGACCTGTCCACGCTGCGCACCGGTGTGATGGCCGGATCCCTGTGCCCCATCGAGGTGATGAACCGGGTCATCTCCGACATGAACATGAAGGATGTGGCCATCTGCTACGGCATGACGGAAACCTCCCCGGTATCCACCATGACCCGTGCCGACGACTCCATGCAGCAGCGCACTGAAACCGTGGGCCGCACCATGCCGCAGCTGGAGAGCCAGGTGGTGGACCCGGTGACAGGCGAGGTGCTGGAGCGAGGGGACATCGGCGAGCTGTGCACCCGCGGGTATGCCGTGATGAAGGGATATTGGAACCAGCCGGACAAGACTGCGGAGGCGATCGACCCGGACGGCTGGATGCACACCGGGGATCTGGCCCGGATGGACGCGGACGGCTACGTGGTGATCGAAGGCCGCATCAAGGACATGGTGATCCGCGGCGGCGAGAACATCTACCCGCGCGAGATCGAGGAGTTCCTCTACACCCACCCGTCCATCCAGGACGTGCAGGTGATCGGGGTGCCGGACGCCAAGTACGGCGAGGAGCTCATGGCCTGCATCATCGTCAAACCCGGCGCGGATCCGCTGGACGCGGCCGGTGTCGCCGAGTTCTGCCGCGGCAAGCTGGCGCATTACAAGATCCCGCGCTACGTGGAGGTCCGGGACAGCTTCCCGATGACGGTGTCAGGGAAGATCCGGAAAGTGGAGATGCGGCAGGAGGCCGTGGCCCGGCTGGGGTTGTAG
- a CDS encoding catalase — protein MTLNISAPAVSTTQSGAPVTSDAHSKAVGADGAIILTDHYLIEKLAQFNRERVPERVVHAKGGGAFGKFTTTEDISKYTKAAFLQPGVETEMLIRFSSVAGENGSPDTWRDPRGFAVKFYTSEGNYDLVGNNTPVFFIRDGIKFPDFIHSQKRLPGTHLRDADMQWDFWTLSPESAHQVTWLMGDRGLPASWREMQGYGSHTYQWINAEGERFWVKYHFKSNQGVKTITGDRAEELAGSDADFYIRDLQENIAAGNFPSWDLHVQVMPYEDAKTYRFNPFDLTKVWPHSDYPLIKVGTMELNRNPENYFAQIEQATFAPSNFVPGIAASPDKMLQARIFSYADAHRYRVGTNHAQIPVNQPKNQVNNYSQDGAGRYLFNAPSVPVYAPNSVGGPAAVEPAVAGGGWENDGDLTLSAHSLHAEDSDFGQAGTLYREVFDDGAKARLLDTITGAVGGVKTPEIKERAIQYWTNVDADLGAKLRANLGAGQTESDAEAANKL, from the coding sequence ATGACTCTGAACATCTCTGCGCCCGCTGTGTCCACCACACAGTCCGGTGCTCCCGTCACTTCCGATGCTCACTCGAAGGCTGTCGGCGCTGACGGCGCCATCATCCTGACCGACCACTACCTGATCGAGAAGCTCGCACAGTTCAACCGCGAGCGTGTCCCGGAGCGCGTAGTCCACGCCAAGGGCGGCGGCGCGTTCGGTAAGTTCACCACCACCGAGGACATCTCCAAGTACACCAAAGCCGCATTCCTGCAGCCGGGCGTGGAAACCGAAATGCTGATCCGCTTCTCCTCGGTCGCCGGCGAGAACGGTTCTCCCGACACCTGGCGCGATCCCCGCGGCTTCGCCGTGAAGTTCTACACCTCCGAGGGCAACTACGACCTCGTGGGCAACAACACCCCCGTCTTCTTCATCCGCGACGGCATCAAGTTCCCGGACTTCATCCACTCCCAGAAGCGCCTGCCGGGCACCCACCTGCGCGACGCCGACATGCAGTGGGATTTCTGGACCCTGTCCCCCGAGTCCGCGCACCAGGTCACCTGGCTCATGGGCGACCGCGGCCTGCCGGCTTCCTGGCGTGAAATGCAGGGCTACGGCTCGCACACCTACCAGTGGATCAACGCCGAGGGTGAGCGCTTCTGGGTCAAGTACCACTTCAAGTCCAACCAGGGCGTCAAGACCATCACGGGCGACCGCGCCGAAGAGCTGGCCGGTTCGGACGCGGACTTCTACATCCGCGACCTCCAGGAGAACATTGCCGCCGGCAACTTCCCCTCCTGGGACCTGCACGTCCAGGTCATGCCGTACGAGGACGCCAAGACCTACCGCTTCAACCCGTTCGACCTCACCAAGGTGTGGCCGCACTCGGACTACCCGCTGATCAAGGTGGGCACCATGGAGCTGAACCGGAACCCGGAGAACTACTTCGCGCAGATCGAGCAGGCCACCTTCGCGCCGTCGAACTTCGTTCCGGGCATCGCCGCTTCCCCGGACAAGATGCTGCAGGCCCGCATCTTCTCCTACGCCGATGCACACCGCTACCGCGTGGGCACCAACCACGCCCAGATCCCGGTGAACCAGCCGAAGAACCAGGTCAACAACTACAGCCAGGACGGCGCCGGGCGTTACCTCTTCAACGCCCCGTCCGTTCCGGTCTACGCCCCCAACTCGGTTGGCGGCCCTGCTGCTGTTGAGCCTGCGGTTGCGGGTGGCGGCTGGGAGAACGACGGCGATCTGACGCTCTCCGCCCACTCCCTGCACGCTGAGGACAGCGACTTCGGCCAGGCCGGCACGCTGTACCGCGAAGTGTTCGACGACGGCGCCAAGGCCCGCCTGCTGGACACCATCACCGGTGCAGTGGGCGGCGTCAAGACCCCCGAGATCAAGGAACGCGCCATCCAGTACTGGACCAACGTTGACGCCGACCTCGGCGCCAAGCTGCGCGCCAACCTGGGCGCCGGCCAGACCGAATCCGACGCCGAGGCAGCCAACAAGCTGTAG
- a CDS encoding putative quinol monooxygenase, producing the protein MSAPIDLKATFIPNDGEFFRVKLALEIAIDEVVNEPGCIRYELTEATEEKLVLTEQWASEEDLAKHSKGTAVQDLNESLSALLAEPVQLERL; encoded by the coding sequence ATGAGTGCACCCATTGACCTGAAGGCAACGTTCATCCCCAACGACGGCGAATTCTTCCGCGTGAAGCTCGCCCTCGAAATCGCGATCGACGAGGTGGTCAACGAACCCGGCTGCATCCGGTACGAACTGACGGAGGCCACCGAGGAAAAGCTGGTGCTGACGGAGCAGTGGGCTTCCGAAGAGGACCTGGCCAAGCATTCCAAGGGCACCGCCGTCCAGGACCTCAATGAATCCCTGAGCGCCCTGCTGGCCGAACCTGTCCAGCTCGAACGCCTGTAA